The Pedobacter roseus genome contains a region encoding:
- a CDS encoding lycopene cyclase domain-containing protein — protein MHYTYLLINLGVIFFPLVLSFDKKVHFFSKWKFIFPAILITGVVFLIWDILFTKLNVWSFNPDYLVGINLMGLPLEEILFFLTVPYACVFIYECLNVYFPKNNLQKYSLALSNLFLGLCVAMLFFGYNHWYTLINFGFLLIVLAYVEYVNVEFRFMYKFYRAYLVSLIPFYIVNGFLTAIPVVLYNNKENLGFRVGTIPFEDHFYLMGLLLMNVFLYEVFKAKGSKSVA, from the coding sequence ATGCACTATACCTATTTACTCATTAACCTTGGCGTAATTTTTTTTCCATTAGTTTTATCGTTCGATAAAAAGGTACATTTCTTTAGCAAATGGAAATTTATATTTCCAGCGATATTAATTACTGGTGTGGTGTTTTTAATCTGGGATATTTTGTTTACCAAACTCAATGTGTGGTCGTTTAATCCTGATTATTTGGTAGGTATTAACCTGATGGGGCTGCCTTTAGAAGAAATTCTGTTCTTTTTAACCGTTCCTTACGCGTGTGTGTTTATTTACGAATGTTTAAATGTTTATTTTCCAAAAAACAACCTTCAAAAATATAGTCTGGCATTGAGTAATTTATTCCTCGGCCTATGTGTAGCCATGCTGTTTTTTGGTTATAACCATTGGTATACGCTCATCAATTTTGGCTTTTTGCTCATCGTGCTGGCTTATGTAGAATATGTAAATGTAGAATTCAGGTTTATGTACAAATTTTACAGGGCTTATTTAGTTTCGCTTATTCCTTTTTATATCGTTAATGGTTTTTTAACTGCTATTCCTGTTGTGTTATATAACAATAAAGAAAACCTGGGCTTTAGGGTAGGTACGATACCTTTCGAAGATCATTTTTATTTAATGGGTTTGTTGTTGATGAATGTTTTTCTTTACGAGGTTTTTAAGGCTAAAGGCAGTAAGAGCGTAGCTTAA
- a CDS encoding cytochrome b5 domain-containing protein, with translation MDLPAYTKQQLALRNGQDKPQIWVAYKGLIYDMTDSRLWRNGKHYEHWAGQDLTDELPDAPHTEAVFEKFTPVAVLIKPGSF, from the coding sequence ATGGATTTACCCGCTTATACCAAACAGCAACTCGCTTTACGCAACGGACAAGACAAACCCCAGATCTGGGTGGCTTACAAAGGGCTGATTTACGACATGACCGATAGCAGGTTATGGCGCAATGGTAAACACTATGAACATTGGGCGGGGCAGGACCTTACCGACGAATTGCCCGATGCGCCGCATACCGAAGCGGTTTTTGAGAAATTTACTCCAGTTGCCGTATTGATTAAACCAGGTTCATTTTAG
- a CDS encoding helix-turn-helix domain-containing protein has protein sequence MIKVSNEDLLFAIDEKPETMYVWHSRFEDRFQDHKHLKGQLTYVEGGIIFLYTKEKSYFLPARHYVWIPAGVEHHLQHRYHAAIVRNIYFDTTTDDENPFYKQIGIYPVNSLLLEMFLFSERWNGNITPKTHEYDFLNTLKNILPVVSEHPLPIALPTTENLRLRPVLRHIVDGLADDRMSLESVGKAMGFSERTLSRLFQSALDTSFFQYLKLARMIKAMEKLLESDATISEVAYQVGYNSISSFSNTFYKMVGKRPSEFKELKQATLTKMNLV, from the coding sequence ATGATAAAAGTTAGCAACGAAGACCTTTTATTTGCAATCGACGAAAAACCAGAAACCATGTATGTTTGGCACAGCAGGTTTGAAGACCGATTTCAAGACCATAAGCATTTAAAAGGACAGCTTACCTATGTAGAGGGTGGCATTATTTTTCTATACACCAAAGAGAAATCTTATTTTCTGCCTGCACGGCATTATGTTTGGATCCCGGCCGGGGTTGAGCATCATTTGCAGCACCGCTACCATGCCGCCATTGTGCGGAATATTTATTTTGATACCACTACCGATGATGAAAACCCGTTTTACAAACAGATTGGTATTTATCCGGTAAATAGCCTATTGCTCGAAATGTTCCTCTTCTCGGAGCGCTGGAACGGAAATATTACACCCAAAACGCACGAATACGATTTTTTAAATACCCTTAAAAATATTTTACCGGTGGTAAGTGAACACCCCTTACCCATTGCGCTCCCAACCACTGAGAACTTACGGTTAAGGCCAGTACTGCGACATATTGTAGATGGATTAGCCGATGATCGTATGAGTCTGGAAAGTGTGGGCAAGGCCATGGGCTTTAGTGAACGTACACTCTCGAGATTATTTCAATCTGCGTTAGATACCTCTTTTTTCCAGTACCTGAAACTGGCCCGGATGATTAAAGCGATGGAAAAATTGCTGGAAAGCGATGCTACCATTAGCGAAGTGGCCTACCAGGTGGGCTACAACAGCATTTCTTCCTTCAGTAATACTTTTTATAAAATGGTGGGCAAAAGACCGTCAGAATTTAAGGAGTTGAAACAAGCCACCCTTACTAAAATGAACCTGGTTTAA
- a CDS encoding TolC family protein, producing the protein MIFLKRKRMSWVCMPFLLSSIFVHAQAVSDQSNFTINQVWAMADSNNKKILMQGLNVQAADAHVKVSKAERLPEVAAEGIYAHVLPLPIYENGLFHTPGQFPVAPTYYKASADAYFNIYNGGKTNTEVNASKVESELSRIQVGQSKQEIHYVAAVYFYDVFRNISYRGLLEQDIRDREKQLAEINQLYKNGTILKSDVLRAELRLSKQRMLLTEIENSIKIAKQKLNILIGRTDDAPLNPQILDQETDAIALKQVNEYFNDAKTSSYKIQISEKEQALTKLKLENVKSNVMPSLGFFGEYAFAYPQIQFYPYALSLYSTGMFGLKLKIPISSWYTNQHKVKEAELKVKQQEVEDEDVKDHIRQEVQENYIRYKESVQRITLAEENIKQATESYRIVQNTYFNQLSLLTDLLDAETQLLQSKFELTTAKVNAKIQYYQLQKAVGNL; encoded by the coding sequence ATGATTTTTTTAAAGCGTAAAAGGATGTCTTGGGTGTGCATGCCCTTTCTTTTATCATCAATTTTTGTACATGCACAAGCTGTTTCAGATCAAAGCAATTTTACCATTAACCAGGTTTGGGCAATGGCTGATAGCAACAACAAAAAGATTTTGATGCAGGGTTTGAACGTGCAGGCTGCAGATGCTCATGTAAAAGTGAGTAAAGCTGAACGATTGCCTGAAGTTGCTGCTGAAGGGATTTACGCACATGTTTTGCCTTTGCCAATTTACGAAAATGGATTGTTTCATACCCCAGGTCAGTTTCCGGTTGCACCTACTTATTATAAAGCCAGTGCTGATGCTTATTTCAACATTTATAATGGCGGAAAAACCAACACTGAAGTTAATGCTTCGAAAGTAGAAAGCGAACTGAGCAGGATACAAGTAGGACAAAGCAAACAGGAAATCCATTATGTGGCGGCAGTTTATTTTTATGATGTATTCCGCAATATTTCTTACCGCGGTTTGCTGGAACAGGATATCCGCGACCGCGAAAAGCAACTGGCCGAAATTAACCAGCTGTATAAAAACGGTACGATATTAAAAAGCGATGTGCTGAGGGCTGAATTACGCCTGTCTAAACAGCGAATGCTACTTACCGAAATCGAAAACAGCATTAAAATAGCCAAGCAGAAGTTGAATATTTTAATTGGCAGAACAGATGATGCACCTTTAAATCCTCAGATTTTGGATCAGGAAACGGATGCCATTGCATTGAAACAGGTTAATGAATATTTTAACGATGCCAAAACATCTTCTTACAAAATCCAGATTTCGGAAAAAGAACAGGCACTCACTAAATTGAAACTCGAAAATGTAAAATCGAACGTGATGCCTTCTCTGGGTTTCTTCGGTGAATATGCATTTGCCTATCCGCAGATCCAGTTTTATCCTTATGCACTTTCGCTCTACAGCACAGGTATGTTTGGATTAAAGCTTAAAATCCCGATTTCTTCCTGGTATACCAATCAGCACAAAGTGAAAGAAGCTGAACTTAAGGTAAAGCAGCAGGAAGTAGAAGACGAAGATGTAAAGGATCATATCCGCCAGGAGGTTCAGGAAAATTATATCCGCTACAAAGAATCGGTGCAGCGCATTACATTGGCTGAAGAAAACATTAAACAGGCCACTGAAAGTTATCGAATTGTGCAGAATACTTATTTTAATCAACTGTCGCTTTTAACCGACCTGCTGGATGCCGAAACACAATTACTGCAATCGAAATTCGAACTGACCACCGCAAAAGTGAATGCGAAAATACAATATTATCAATTACAAAAAGCCGTAGGAAATTTATAA
- a CDS encoding HlyD family secretion protein, protein MNTQKQSKADKIISRITTIIALIVLVVLMIWGGKTLFGYMKYEETNDAQVDEYINPVTARVSGYIKTVKFEENQEVKKGDTLVLIDDDDYTVQQDEASASLLNAKAQVSVQQSNIKTAQSTALVAEAKIAAAKAKLWKQQTEYNRYKKLFDAESATRQQLETIESLLQVAQAEYQAAKEDYVAAISRTNDIKVQSNVLESEIKRREAVVKRNNLNTSYTVIVAPYDGKMGRRTIQVGQLVQTGQTIAYLVDRSAGKWVMANFKETQIAKMHVGEKVNVEVDAFPGQSFTGEIESLSGATGSRFSLLPPDNSTGNFVKIAQRIPVRIRLDKQEKGIDALSAGMSAVVKVKKND, encoded by the coding sequence ATGAACACACAGAAACAAAGTAAGGCCGATAAAATCATCAGCAGGATTACCACCATCATAGCGCTCATCGTTTTAGTGGTACTGATGATATGGGGTGGAAAAACCCTTTTTGGCTATATGAAATACGAAGAAACCAACGATGCGCAGGTAGATGAATACATTAACCCGGTAACAGCTAGGGTAAGCGGTTATATTAAAACCGTAAAGTTTGAAGAAAACCAGGAAGTGAAAAAGGGCGATACGCTGGTGCTGATCGATGATGATGACTATACCGTTCAACAGGATGAAGCTTCGGCTTCGTTGTTAAATGCCAAAGCGCAGGTTTCGGTACAACAAAGCAATATTAAAACAGCACAAAGCACTGCTTTAGTTGCCGAAGCTAAAATTGCAGCGGCAAAAGCGAAACTCTGGAAACAACAAACGGAATATAACCGCTATAAAAAACTGTTCGATGCAGAATCGGCTACCCGCCAGCAATTGGAAACAATTGAAAGTTTATTGCAGGTGGCGCAGGCGGAGTACCAGGCCGCCAAAGAAGACTATGTAGCAGCTATTTCGCGAACGAACGATATTAAAGTGCAAAGTAATGTGCTTGAATCTGAAATAAAAAGGAGAGAAGCCGTGGTAAAAAGAAATAATCTGAATACCTCTTATACAGTTATTGTGGCACCGTACGATGGCAAAATGGGTAGAAGAACGATACAAGTAGGACAATTGGTTCAAACCGGCCAAACGATCGCTTATTTGGTTGACCGCAGCGCGGGAAAATGGGTGATGGCTAATTTTAAAGAAACGCAAATTGCCAAAATGCATGTTGGCGAGAAGGTTAATGTTGAGGTGGATGCTTTCCCCGGACAATCGTTTACGGGTGAAATCGAATCGTTATCCGGCGCAACTGGTTCGAGGTTTTCATTATTGCCACCCGATAATTCGACAGGGAATTTTGTGAAAATTGCGCAACGCATCCCGGTTCGTATCCGATTGGATAAGCAGGAAAAAGGAATCGATGCCTTAAGTGCCGGAATGAGTGCCGTTGTTAAAGTGAAAAAAAATGACTGA
- a CDS encoding efflux MFS transporter permease, whose translation MNRIHLLRKTPLYKIDWMSFVLFSTMLVLIAYVLVYGQEYDWLDDKRIVYSICAILFLFLVSIARQKTLKRPAVDLSVFKSRNFAIGIVFLVILYVIRGAFSLTSSYFIMVLGMDSLHANEIMIFNIGGVVVGSVVAIRFLINQKHLRVLWVTGFGFLFVFFLWMCQLFASEAGTENFYLPLFMQGVGAGMVMSPIVMFIMSSVPEKLSQSASSVGIFVRFSTFSLSLALINFYQLYFKGKHNDDLRSSLTLLDFNLPDRLKMYQAALSSRGMPRDEAGKAAIGLLNKAVQKQTFSQFCVSYYEWIAVLCLLSIILIALQPVISRTVINLRNKQPAAVGF comes from the coding sequence ATGAACAGGATACATCTTTTGCGAAAAACACCACTGTATAAAATAGATTGGATGAGTTTTGTACTTTTCTCCACCATGTTGGTGCTCATTGCTTATGTGTTGGTTTATGGGCAGGAATACGATTGGCTGGATGATAAGCGTATTGTGTATTCCATTTGTGCCATTTTATTTCTCTTTCTGGTTTCGATCGCGAGGCAAAAAACCTTAAAAAGGCCTGCTGTTGATCTGAGCGTATTTAAATCGAGAAATTTTGCCATCGGAATTGTCTTTTTGGTGATTCTATATGTAATCCGCGGTGCTTTTAGCTTAACTTCTTCTTACTTTATTATGGTTTTGGGTATGGATTCACTTCATGCCAACGAAATCATGATTTTTAATATCGGTGGAGTGGTTGTTGGTTCTGTGGTTGCAATCCGTTTCCTTATTAACCAGAAACATTTAAGGGTATTGTGGGTAACAGGTTTCGGGTTTCTTTTTGTGTTTTTCTTGTGGATGTGTCAGTTATTCGCCAGTGAAGCCGGAACAGAAAATTTTTACCTGCCTTTGTTTATGCAGGGGGTAGGCGCTGGAATGGTGATGTCGCCGATTGTGATGTTTATTATGTCATCTGTTCCGGAGAAACTGAGTCAATCAGCATCTTCTGTTGGGATTTTTGTTCGTTTTTCGACCTTTAGTTTAAGTTTAGCCCTTATTAATTTTTACCAGTTATACTTTAAAGGCAAACATAATGATGATTTACGGAGCAGCCTGACTTTGCTCGATTTTAACCTGCCGGATAGATTAAAAATGTATCAGGCAGCATTAAGTAGTAGAGGAATGCCCCGCGATGAGGCAGGGAAAGCGGCCATAGGTCTGTTAAACAAAGCGGTACAAAAACAAACCTTTTCGCAGTTCTGTGTAAGTTATTATGAATGGATTGCGGTGTTATGTTTATTATCGATTATTCTGATTGCTTTGCAGCCTGTAATTAGCAGAACGGTGATTAATTTAAGGAATAAACAGCCTGCTGCGGTAGGGTTTTAA
- a CDS encoding PfkB family carbohydrate kinase, which translates to MSLIIIGTVAFDAIETPFGKTDKIVGGAATYASLAASYFYNKAKIVAVVGDDFHQSDIDTFTNHGIDTEGLQIKAGEKSFFWSGKYHNDMNSRDTLITELNVLENFDPIIPESYQDCEYLMLGNLTPQVQQTVIKRLKNRPKLIVMDTMNFWMDIMMDDLLETIKMVDVLTINDAEARQLSGEYSLVKAAKKILAMGPKYLIIKKGEHGALLFHEDQIFSAPALPLAEVFDPTGAGDTFAGGFIGYMAKVGTINFNNMKNAIIYGSALASFCVEKFGTEKLLNLTEEEVAARIQQFVNLSAFTIEA; encoded by the coding sequence ATGAGCCTGATAATCATAGGTACTGTAGCTTTTGATGCTATTGAAACTCCTTTCGGAAAAACAGATAAAATTGTAGGTGGGGCAGCAACATACGCCAGTTTAGCCGCATCTTACTTTTATAATAAAGCAAAAATTGTAGCAGTTGTAGGTGATGACTTTCATCAGTCAGACATCGATACCTTCACCAACCACGGAATCGACACCGAAGGATTACAGATTAAAGCAGGTGAAAAATCTTTTTTCTGGTCGGGAAAATACCATAACGACATGAATAGCCGTGATACTTTAATCACGGAATTAAACGTTTTGGAAAACTTCGACCCGATTATCCCGGAAAGTTATCAGGACTGCGAATACCTGATGTTGGGCAACTTAACCCCACAGGTACAGCAAACCGTGATTAAACGCCTTAAAAACCGTCCGAAATTGATCGTAATGGATACCATGAACTTCTGGATGGACATTATGATGGACGATTTACTGGAAACCATTAAAATGGTGGATGTATTAACCATTAACGATGCAGAAGCCCGTCAGTTATCAGGCGAATATTCATTAGTTAAAGCGGCTAAAAAAATCCTTGCCATGGGACCAAAATATTTGATCATTAAAAAAGGTGAGCATGGTGCATTGTTGTTCCACGAAGATCAGATTTTCTCTGCTCCGGCATTACCTTTAGCTGAAGTATTCGATCCAACCGGCGCCGGCGATACCTTTGCAGGTGGTTTTATCGGTTATATGGCTAAAGTAGGTACCATTAACTTCAATAACATGAAAAATGCAATCATTTATGGTTCTGCATTGGCATCGTTCTGTGTAGAAAAATTCGGAACAGAAAAGTTATTAAACTTAACTGAAGAAGAAGTTGCCGCAAGGATCCAGCAGTTTGTAAACTTAAGTGCGTTTACCATAGAAGCTTAG